The following proteins are encoded in a genomic region of Pseudodesulfovibrio mercurii:
- the yihA gene encoding ribosome biogenesis GTP-binding protein YihA/YsxC, translated as MNRTIELVKTIYEIKQLEDVDAPQIALAGRSNVGKSSLVNRLAGRKALAKISSKPGKTRSLNYYRVDPDGYYLVDLPGYGYAKCSKQERIKWAKLIEAYITGNTHLKAVAVLLDARLSPQKLDLELTGYVRGLSIPVIPVLTKADKPKQRELAQLQKQWQDILQQDRPPLLFSSKTGKGEEKLWARLGEYAGL; from the coding sequence ATGAACCGAACCATCGAGTTAGTCAAAACAATATACGAAATCAAGCAGCTTGAGGACGTGGATGCCCCTCAGATCGCCCTGGCGGGCCGGTCCAACGTGGGCAAGTCCTCGCTGGTCAACCGCCTGGCCGGGCGCAAGGCCTTGGCCAAGATCAGCTCCAAGCCGGGCAAGACGCGCAGCCTCAACTACTATCGCGTGGACCCGGACGGCTACTATCTGGTGGATCTGCCCGGCTACGGCTACGCCAAGTGCTCCAAGCAGGAGCGCATCAAGTGGGCCAAGCTCATCGAGGCCTATATAACCGGCAACACGCACCTCAAGGCCGTGGCCGTGCTTCTGGACGCCCGGCTTTCGCCGCAGAAACTGGACCTGGAACTGACCGGCTACGTGCGCGGCCTGTCCATCCCGGTCATCCCCGTCCTGACCAAGGCGGACAAGCCCAAGCAGCGGGAGCTGGCCCAGCTCCAGAAGCAGTGGCAGGACATCCTCCAGCAGGACCGCCCTCCCCTGCTCTTTTCGAGCAAGACCGGCAAGGGCGAGGAAAAATTGTGGGCCCGGCTCGGCGAATACGCCGGGCTGTGA
- a CDS encoding type II 3-dehydroquinate dehydratase, producing the protein MSALKILILNGPNLGHIGTRQPEIYGSQTMDDMPELLARVMGDRAGDVELAHFQSNSEGGLIDRLERAREEGVDGVVFNAGAYTHTSLALADCLAWIGIPCVEVHISNIWARTDQPLRQKSLMGERCVGVIAGFGILGYALGVQALHQRLRA; encoded by the coding sequence ATGTCAGCACTCAAGATTCTGATCCTGAACGGCCCCAACCTCGGTCATATCGGAACCCGCCAGCCCGAGATCTACGGCTCGCAGACCATGGACGACATGCCCGAACTCCTCGCCCGGGTCATGGGCGACAGGGCGGGTGACGTCGAGCTTGCGCATTTTCAGTCCAATTCCGAGGGCGGGCTCATCGACCGGCTGGAGCGGGCCCGCGAAGAGGGCGTGGACGGCGTGGTCTTCAACGCCGGAGCGTACACCCACACCTCCCTGGCCCTGGCCGACTGCCTGGCCTGGATCGGCATCCCCTGCGTGGAGGTGCACATCAGCAACATCTGGGCGCGCACGGACCAGCCCCTGCGCCAGAAATCCCTGATGGGCGAGAGGTGCGTCGGCGTCATTGCCGGATTCGGGATTCTGGGTTATGCCCTCGGTGTCCAGGCGCTCCACCAGCGCCTCCGGGCATAG
- the efp gene encoding elongation factor P: MIQTKDFRTGLKIEIDGKPFEIIEFQHFKPGKGGAMVRTKLRQMLTGQVLDKTFRSGEKVDKPDMAVAEMQYIFRDGEHSVFMDLETYEQMHVPAANVGEKGGFIKEGDTVKVLLYNGELIGVDLPANVSLKVAQTDPGIQGDRVSNATKPATMETGLKVNVPLFINEGDTIKVDTRTGEYLGRE, encoded by the coding sequence ATGATTCAGACCAAGGATTTCAGGACAGGCCTGAAAATCGAGATCGACGGCAAGCCCTTCGAAATCATCGAATTCCAGCACTTCAAGCCGGGCAAGGGCGGGGCCATGGTGCGCACCAAGCTGCGCCAGATGCTGACCGGCCAGGTGCTGGACAAGACCTTCCGCTCCGGTGAAAAGGTCGACAAGCCGGACATGGCCGTGGCCGAGATGCAGTACATCTTCCGGGACGGCGAGCACTCCGTGTTCATGGACCTCGAGACCTACGAGCAGATGCACGTGCCCGCGGCCAACGTGGGCGAGAAGGGCGGCTTCATCAAGGAAGGCGACACGGTCAAGGTCCTTCTGTACAACGGCGAGCTCATCGGCGTGGACCTGCCCGCCAACGTCAGCCTCAAGGTGGCCCAGACCGACCCCGGCATCCAGGGCGACCGCGTGTCCAATGCCACCAAACCCGCCACCATGGAGACGGGCCTCAAGGTCAACGTCCCGCTCTTCATCAACGAAGGCGACACCATCAAGGTGGACACCCGGACCGGAGAGTATCTTGGTCGCGAGTAA
- a CDS encoding DNA translocase FtsK, translated as MARRPKTTVRTEKRKGRGNEAVGLFFLFLSAFLFLSILSFSPGDPSFNQAVTAGRKVQNVVGYAGSYCAGFLVEMFGMGAVFWPLYFLYLGLTRFVSRLKLSPLRWLGVVGLFVSFEAWAMHPWFFDVPKDAYGLVGSGFFGRSIITKYTMPYLRPVGTFLLWLFVTIVSLQAVAGFTWASIWALLGRWWERYREGAMLRAEKRAERREARALAREQAEEPAQEDMELQFVDLDAGEEDRPVKAAKPARQPKPKPAPAQPAAPKVPAAPGGLPSVELLTAPPAQHTSQTPAVLQPLADRLKECLNDFNVQGEIQRVVPGPVVTMFEFKPAPGIKVSKIENLTDDIALALRAESVRIEAPIPGKDSVGVEIPNIEREMVYLREVLESKEFTGSKSPLTLALGKDIQGGFKVADLARMPHLLVAGATGAGKSVGINGFLLSLLYKAGPEDVKLLLVDPKRIELAPYADLPHLVHPVVTDMNMAKSALEWAVFEMDCRYEKMAQLGVRNIEGYNKKLEEMGDNVPEEFENMKHMPYLVIIIDELADLMMTAAKDVEQCIVRLAQLARAAGIHMVLATQRPSVDVVTGLIKANFPTRISFFVTSKFDSRTILDGVGAERLLGKGDMLFKPSGGKLIRMHGAYVDETEIAHVVQYWKEAVPQEFDLDFSDWSPNAGGDGPSGGVGSTDDPVYDEAVQFVLEQGKASISLLQRRLRIGFNRAARFIEQMEMDGILGPQEGSKPRKVIKPE; from the coding sequence ATGGCGAGACGACCGAAAACCACGGTGCGGACGGAGAAACGGAAAGGGCGCGGCAATGAGGCCGTGGGCCTCTTTTTCCTGTTCCTCTCCGCCTTTCTGTTCCTGAGCATTCTCTCCTTCAGCCCCGGTGATCCGAGCTTCAACCAGGCCGTCACCGCCGGGCGCAAGGTCCAGAACGTGGTCGGGTACGCCGGGTCCTATTGCGCCGGTTTCCTGGTGGAGATGTTCGGCATGGGGGCGGTGTTCTGGCCCCTGTACTTCCTCTATCTCGGGTTGACCCGGTTCGTCTCCCGGCTCAAGCTTTCGCCCCTGCGCTGGCTCGGCGTGGTCGGCCTGTTCGTGTCCTTCGAGGCCTGGGCCATGCACCCGTGGTTCTTCGACGTGCCCAAGGACGCCTACGGCCTGGTGGGCAGCGGCTTCTTCGGCCGGTCCATCATCACCAAGTACACCATGCCGTACCTGCGGCCCGTGGGCACCTTCCTGCTCTGGCTGTTCGTGACCATCGTCTCCCTGCAGGCGGTGGCCGGCTTCACCTGGGCCTCCATCTGGGCCCTGCTCGGCCGCTGGTGGGAACGGTACCGCGAGGGCGCCATGCTCCGGGCCGAGAAGCGGGCCGAGCGCCGCGAGGCCAGGGCCCTGGCCCGGGAACAGGCCGAGGAACCGGCCCAGGAGGACATGGAACTCCAGTTCGTGGACCTGGACGCCGGGGAGGAGGACCGCCCGGTCAAGGCGGCCAAGCCCGCCCGGCAGCCCAAGCCCAAGCCCGCTCCCGCCCAACCGGCCGCGCCCAAGGTCCCGGCCGCGCCGGGCGGATTGCCGAGTGTGGAGTTGCTCACCGCGCCCCCGGCCCAGCACACCTCCCAGACCCCGGCCGTGTTGCAGCCCCTGGCCGACCGGCTGAAGGAATGCCTCAACGATTTCAATGTGCAGGGCGAAATCCAGCGGGTGGTGCCCGGCCCTGTGGTGACCATGTTCGAGTTCAAGCCCGCGCCCGGCATCAAGGTCTCCAAGATCGAGAACCTGACCGACGACATCGCCCTGGCCCTGCGCGCCGAGTCCGTGCGCATCGAGGCCCCCATACCGGGCAAGGACAGCGTGGGCGTGGAGATCCCGAACATCGAGCGGGAGATGGTCTACCTGCGCGAGGTCCTGGAATCCAAGGAGTTCACCGGCTCCAAGTCGCCCCTGACCCTGGCCCTGGGCAAGGACATCCAGGGCGGCTTCAAGGTGGCCGACCTGGCGCGCATGCCGCATCTGCTGGTGGCGGGCGCCACCGGCGCGGGCAAGTCCGTGGGCATCAACGGGTTCCTGCTCTCCCTGCTGTACAAGGCCGGGCCCGAGGACGTGAAGCTCCTGCTGGTGGACCCCAAGCGCATCGAGCTGGCCCCCTACGCGGACCTGCCGCACCTGGTTCATCCCGTGGTCACGGACATGAACATGGCCAAGAGCGCCCTGGAATGGGCGGTCTTCGAGATGGACTGCCGGTACGAGAAGATGGCCCAGCTCGGCGTGCGCAACATCGAGGGATACAACAAGAAGCTGGAAGAAATGGGCGACAATGTTCCCGAGGAATTCGAGAACATGAAGCACATGCCGTACCTGGTCATCATCATCGACGAGCTGGCCGACCTGATGATGACCGCGGCCAAGGACGTGGAGCAGTGCATCGTGCGGCTGGCCCAGCTGGCCCGCGCCGCGGGCATCCACATGGTCCTGGCCACCCAGCGGCCCAGCGTGGACGTGGTCACCGGTCTGATCAAGGCCAACTTCCCCACGCGCATCTCGTTTTTCGTGACCTCCAAGTTCGACTCCCGGACCATCCTCGACGGCGTGGGCGCGGAGCGGCTGCTGGGCAAGGGCGACATGCTCTTCAAGCCGAGCGGCGGCAAGCTCATCCGCATGCACGGCGCGTACGTGGACGAGACGGAAATTGCACACGTGGTCCAGTACTGGAAGGAGGCCGTGCCTCAGGAATTCGACCTCGACTTTAGCGACTGGAGCCCGAATGCGGGCGGGGACGGGCCTTCCGGCGGGGTCGGCTCCACGGACGACCCGGTCTATGACGAAGCGGTACAGTTCGTGCTTGAGCAGGGCAAGGCGTCCATCTCGCTGTTGCAGCGCAGGCTGCGCATCGGGTTCAACCGCGCGGCCCGGTTCATCGAGCAGATGGAGATGGACGGCATCCTCGGTCCCCAGGAGGGGAGCAAGCCGCGCAAGGTCATCAAGCCGGAATAA
- a CDS encoding LolA family protein, with amino-acid sequence MSRLSVAVFVMVSCLLLPVLAGAAEPIPAQDLPDLIQKRYETLKTFRADFSQELTNVASGEVDKREGKIWFRQPSQVRWETSAPEKELLVVGPEFAWDYIPDEELAIKYGVAALLDSKTILRFLSGQANIKEDFVVKTEWPGADEVRAKWGKDLTVLQLVPKEAEPGMVLAFVGVEPATGLLRQVMIVDFYGNGNEVRLSNVETDVDLAPDMFTFTPPEGTQVEDNTQGF; translated from the coding sequence ATGTCTAGACTTTCCGTTGCCGTTTTCGTCATGGTCTCCTGCCTGCTGCTGCCCGTGCTGGCCGGGGCGGCCGAGCCCATTCCGGCGCAGGACCTGCCGGATCTGATCCAGAAGCGTTACGAGACCCTGAAGACCTTCCGGGCCGACTTCAGCCAGGAGCTGACCAACGTGGCCAGCGGCGAGGTGGACAAGCGCGAGGGCAAGATCTGGTTCCGCCAGCCCTCCCAGGTGCGCTGGGAGACCTCGGCCCCGGAAAAGGAGCTGCTGGTGGTCGGCCCCGAGTTCGCTTGGGACTACATCCCGGACGAGGAGCTGGCCATCAAGTATGGGGTCGCGGCACTGCTGGACTCCAAGACCATCCTGCGGTTCCTCTCGGGCCAGGCCAACATCAAGGAAGACTTCGTGGTCAAGACCGAGTGGCCGGGGGCGGACGAGGTCCGGGCCAAGTGGGGCAAGGACCTGACCGTGCTGCAACTGGTGCCCAAGGAGGCGGAGCCGGGCATGGTCCTGGCCTTTGTGGGCGTGGAACCGGCCACCGGCCTGCTCCGGCAGGTCATGATCGTGGATTTCTACGGCAACGGCAACGAGGTCAGGCTGTCCAACGTGGAGACCGACGTGGACCTCGCCCCGGACATGTTCACCTTCACCCCGCCCGAGGGCACGCAGGTGGAGGACAACACCCAGGGGTTCTAG
- a CDS encoding pseudouridine synthase, producing MPDAPSDTLRLNKFIAQCGVASRRGADEMVFAGRVTVNGATADSPGLQVDPARDEVAVDGKVIGQKASAGDLTLLLHKPVETVTTASDPQGRKTVLDLLPPEIRKKRPFPVGRLDFFSEGLLLLTTDGDLCYRLTHPKYHLPKVYVVTIRGSVPQKAVQTMRQGMTLREGDRLAPAKVRLLKPIAGTQQLEITLIQGVNRQIRRMCEELGLTILRLRRVRQGPVALGDLKPGAWRELTSEETAALKRDVGL from the coding sequence ATGCCCGATGCCCCCTCCGATACCCTGCGGCTGAACAAATTCATCGCCCAATGCGGCGTCGCGTCCCGGCGCGGCGCCGACGAGATGGTCTTTGCCGGACGGGTGACCGTCAACGGCGCAACCGCCGATTCCCCCGGCCTCCAGGTCGATCCGGCCCGCGACGAGGTCGCGGTGGACGGCAAGGTCATCGGCCAGAAGGCGAGCGCCGGGGACCTGACCCTCCTGCTGCACAAGCCGGTGGAGACCGTGACCACGGCCAGCGACCCGCAGGGCCGCAAGACCGTGCTCGATCTCCTGCCCCCGGAAATCCGCAAAAAACGCCCCTTCCCCGTGGGCAGGCTGGACTTCTTCTCCGAAGGTCTGCTCCTGCTGACCACGGACGGCGACCTCTGCTACCGGCTGACCCACCCCAAGTACCACCTGCCCAAGGTCTACGTCGTGACCATCCGGGGCTCGGTGCCGCAAAAGGCGGTCCAGACCATGCGCCAGGGCATGACCCTCAGGGAAGGCGACCGGCTCGCCCCGGCCAAGGTGCGTCTGCTCAAGCCCATTGCCGGAACGCAACAGCTTGAAATCACGCTCATTCAGGGAGTGAACCGGCAGATTCGCCGGATGTGCGAAGAACTCGGGCTGACCATCCTGCGCCTCCGGCGCGTGCGCCAGGGCCCGGTGGCCCTGGGCGACCTCAAGCCCGGCGCATGGCGCGAGCTGACCAGCGAGGAGACGGCGGCCCTGAAGCGGGACGTCGGGCTCTAG
- the yedF gene encoding sulfurtransferase-like selenium metabolism protein YedF, protein MTDISIDCKGLPCPQPVLRCKEAIEKDRPAKLVIIVDNDAARENVTRFMTMQGYTVQAEKSGADHLVTGLRTDGGEGADECEACAVMTEAEIAAVAKEKILVFVPTEVMGSGDDELGAGLMYNFTVTLKELGDELWRIVLVNGGVKLAVPGHRCFDELKKLEESGVSILVCGTCLEFFGLTARRGLGDVTNMLDVVTSFQLATKTIRV, encoded by the coding sequence ATGACTGACATTTCCATTGATTGCAAAGGCCTGCCCTGCCCCCAGCCCGTGCTCCGCTGCAAGGAGGCCATTGAAAAGGATCGCCCGGCCAAGCTGGTGATCATCGTGGACAACGACGCGGCCAGGGAGAACGTCACCCGGTTCATGACCATGCAGGGCTACACCGTGCAGGCGGAGAAGTCCGGAGCCGACCATCTCGTCACCGGTCTGCGCACGGACGGCGGCGAAGGCGCGGACGAGTGCGAGGCGTGCGCGGTCATGACCGAAGCCGAGATCGCCGCCGTGGCCAAGGAGAAAATCCTGGTCTTCGTGCCCACCGAGGTCATGGGCTCGGGCGACGACGAACTAGGCGCCGGCCTGATGTACAATTTCACGGTCACCCTCAAGGAACTGGGCGACGAGCTGTGGCGCATCGTCCTGGTCAACGGCGGCGTCAAGCTGGCCGTGCCCGGCCACCGCTGCTTCGACGAGCTCAAGAAGCTCGAGGAGAGCGGCGTGTCCATCCTGGTCTGCGGCACCTGCCTGGAGTTCTTCGGCCTGACCGCCCGGCGCGGCCTGGGCGACGTGACCAACATGCTCGACGTGGTCACCAGCTTCCAGCTTGCCACAAAGACCATTCGGGTCTAG
- a CDS encoding lysophospholipid acyltransferase family protein yields MKIPIDPAAFAPFIAWLFKLWVRTIRFEPHGAIDFLDRNRRGEAGVIALWHGEIFPVTAFGHTVSSHLVTFVSQSKDGEVIARVLERIGHTTVRGSSTRGGVKALLKAKRVMEQENRMAVFTIDGPKGPRHKAKDGVIFLAQRAGAKILPIRAYPERKVVFDKSWDHFVLPLPFTRCPVYVGEPMDVTDEKLTKDVLERETARLEARMLALGAE; encoded by the coding sequence ATGAAAATACCGATTGATCCCGCCGCGTTTGCGCCTTTCATCGCCTGGCTGTTCAAGCTCTGGGTGCGGACCATCCGGTTCGAGCCGCACGGAGCCATTGATTTCCTTGACCGGAACCGGCGCGGCGAGGCCGGGGTCATCGCCCTGTGGCACGGCGAAATCTTTCCGGTGACCGCCTTCGGCCACACCGTGAGTTCGCATCTGGTGACCTTCGTCAGCCAGTCCAAGGACGGCGAGGTCATCGCCCGCGTGCTGGAGCGCATCGGCCACACCACGGTGCGCGGGTCGAGCACCCGCGGCGGGGTCAAGGCCCTGCTCAAGGCCAAACGGGTCATGGAACAGGAAAACCGTATGGCCGTGTTCACCATCGACGGGCCCAAGGGGCCGCGTCACAAGGCCAAGGACGGTGTCATCTTCCTGGCCCAGCGGGCCGGGGCCAAGATTCTGCCCATCCGGGCCTATCCCGAGCGCAAGGTGGTCTTCGACAAGTCCTGGGACCACTTCGTCCTGCCCCTGCCGTTCACCCGCTGCCCGGTCTACGTGGGCGAACCCATGGACGTGACCGACGAGAAGCTGACCAAGGACGTTCTCGAACGCGAGACCGCCCGCCTCGAAGCCCGCATGCTCGCCCTGGGCGCGGAGTAG
- the gcvT gene encoding glycine cleavage system aminomethyltransferase GcvT, producing the protein MEKLQTTPLTQWHRENGAKMAPFAGFDMPVQYKGIIVEHKHTREKAGIFDICHMGEFKLSGKGAKDALNTIVSHDLNTLAPGKCRYGFLLNASGGINDDLIVYCLAEDEYMLVVNGACRQKDFDHIAANLPSGLVFTDISDETGKIDVQGPESLEVVNALLGCKWNHLKYFNFEQTDVLGFPMIVSRTGYTGELGYELYLPSDKALDVWEKLMADERVEPVGLGARDTLRLEIGYPLYGQDLDEQRTPVEAGSGFFLKKESEYIGKSGLGRVDECLIPLTIDGRRTARHNDEVCLPGGEKTGVVTSGSFAPSLGHCVALAYVRAKDADNETFIIKTARAELEAKKTSLPFYKEGTARMKTE; encoded by the coding sequence TTGGAAAAACTGCAGACCACCCCGCTCACCCAGTGGCACAGGGAAAACGGCGCCAAGATGGCCCCGTTCGCCGGTTTCGACATGCCGGTGCAGTACAAGGGCATCATCGTCGAACACAAGCACACCCGTGAAAAGGCGGGCATCTTCGACATCTGCCACATGGGCGAATTCAAGCTCTCCGGCAAGGGCGCGAAGGACGCGCTGAACACCATCGTCAGCCACGACCTGAACACGCTGGCCCCCGGCAAGTGCCGCTACGGCTTCCTGCTCAACGCCTCGGGCGGCATCAACGACGACCTGATCGTCTATTGCCTGGCCGAGGACGAGTACATGCTCGTGGTCAACGGCGCGTGCCGCCAAAAGGACTTCGACCACATCGCGGCCAACCTGCCCTCCGGCCTGGTCTTCACGGACATCAGCGACGAGACCGGCAAGATCGACGTGCAGGGCCCGGAGAGCCTGGAGGTCGTCAACGCGCTCCTGGGTTGCAAGTGGAATCATTTGAAATACTTCAACTTCGAGCAGACAGACGTGCTCGGCTTCCCGATGATCGTCAGCCGCACCGGGTACACGGGCGAGCTGGGCTACGAGCTCTACCTGCCGTCTGACAAGGCCCTGGACGTGTGGGAAAAGCTCATGGCGGACGAGCGCGTGGAGCCGGTCGGCCTGGGCGCACGCGACACCCTGCGCCTGGAGATCGGCTATCCGCTCTACGGCCAGGACCTGGACGAGCAGCGCACCCCGGTGGAGGCCGGTTCCGGCTTCTTCCTCAAGAAGGAGTCCGAATACATCGGCAAGTCCGGCCTGGGCCGCGTGGACGAGTGCCTGATTCCCCTGACCATCGACGGCCGGCGCACGGCCCGCCACAACGACGAGGTCTGCCTGCCCGGCGGTGAGAAGACCGGCGTGGTCACCAGCGGTTCCTTCGCCCCGAGCCTGGGCCACTGCGTCGCCCTGGCCTACGTCCGGGCCAAGGACGCGGACAACGAGACCTTCATCATCAAGACCGCCCGCGCCGAGCTGGAAGCGAAAAAGACAAGCCTCCCCTTCTACAAGGAAGGCACAGCCCGCATGAAGACGGAGTAA
- a CDS encoding DUF6485 family protein codes for MKKKDQCPRSKINEQYCTCTHNCDKHGICCECLHYHRQRGELPACYFTKEEEKTFNRSVEFFIQRRA; via the coding sequence ATGAAAAAGAAGGACCAATGCCCGCGCTCGAAAATCAACGAGCAATATTGCACCTGCACCCACAACTGCGACAAGCACGGCATCTGTTGCGAATGTCTGCACTACCACCGGCAGCGGGGTGAGCTGCCCGCCTGCTATTTCACCAAGGAAGAGGAAAAGACCTTCAACCGGTCCGTGGAATTCTTCATCCAGCGCCGGGCCTAG
- a CDS encoding inositol monophosphatase family protein, which translates to MTVHFDAADILDGLHAVADRAGEIVREGASRTRQIRHKGRIDLVTETDLAVEAMLKTELAALLPGSDFLAEETAKDTEPGELTWIIDPVDGTTNFAHGLPYVANSIALWHRDRVVLGMVNMPLLDERFIAVAGQGAFLNGKPIAVTGEADLEQCVLATGFPYDIDAHLEDILKNLRTLLPIAQGIRRGGAAAVDLAFVACGRLDGFYERALNPWDTAAGMLLVEEAGGRVSEYDATVPYAFGSRCILATNGRIHERLSGLLARD; encoded by the coding sequence ATGACAGTACATTTCGACGCGGCGGACATCCTGGACGGGCTGCACGCCGTCGCGGACAGGGCCGGGGAGATCGTCCGGGAGGGCGCGAGCCGCACCCGCCAAATCCGGCACAAGGGCCGCATCGACCTGGTCACCGAGACCGACCTGGCCGTGGAGGCCATGCTCAAGACCGAGCTGGCCGCGCTCCTGCCCGGTTCGGATTTCCTGGCCGAGGAAACGGCCAAGGACACCGAGCCCGGCGAACTGACCTGGATCATCGACCCGGTGGACGGGACCACGAATTTCGCCCACGGCCTGCCCTACGTGGCCAACTCCATCGCCCTGTGGCACCGCGACCGTGTGGTCCTGGGCATGGTCAACATGCCGCTGCTGGACGAGCGTTTCATCGCCGTGGCCGGGCAGGGGGCGTTCCTGAACGGCAAGCCCATCGCCGTGACCGGCGAAGCGGACCTGGAACAGTGCGTCCTGGCCACGGGCTTTCCCTACGACATCGACGCGCATCTCGAGGATATCCTGAAGAATCTCCGCACGCTGCTGCCCATTGCCCAGGGCATTCGGCGGGGCGGGGCCGCGGCCGTGGACCTGGCTTTCGTGGCCTGCGGGCGGCTGGACGGCTTCTACGAGCGCGCCCTGAACCCGTGGGATACTGCGGCCGGGATGCTCCTGGTCGAAGAGGCGGGCGGCAGGGTGAGCGAATACGACGCGACCGTGCCGTACGCCTTCGGGTCGCGCTGCATCCTGGCCACCAACGGCCGGATTCACGAGCGGCTGAGCGGGCTTCTGGCCCGGGACTAG
- a CDS encoding NUDIX hydrolase, whose translation MITPQEALERDTDHLVEVIDKDNRPLAVLSKRSVHRQLLMHRSVQVLVFNPDKKIFLQKRNLNKPFFPGRWDVSARTHPRAGESDFDAAIRALREELNLEIEQPQLIRELPAGPETGFEHVSLFEVTRNTLPVVPNGDAVCEGFYYSPEELTCLVKEFRELLTPNLVILWESGLLVPA comes from the coding sequence ATGATCACACCACAAGAAGCCCTCGAGCGCGACACGGATCACCTGGTCGAAGTCATCGACAAGGACAACCGTCCCCTGGCCGTGCTTTCCAAGCGCAGCGTGCACCGGCAACTCCTGATGCACCGTTCGGTCCAGGTGCTGGTCTTCAACCCCGACAAGAAAATCTTCCTGCAGAAACGCAACCTGAACAAGCCGTTCTTCCCCGGCCGCTGGGACGTCTCCGCCCGGACCCATCCACGGGCCGGGGAATCCGACTTCGACGCCGCCATCCGGGCCCTCAGAGAGGAGCTGAACCTGGAGATCGAGCAGCCCCAGCTGATCCGGGAACTGCCCGCCGGGCCGGAGACCGGCTTCGAGCACGTCTCCCTGTTCGAGGTGACCCGGAACACCCTGCCCGTGGTGCCCAACGGCGACGCGGTCTGCGAGGGGTTCTATTACTCGCCCGAGGAATTGACCTGCCTGGTCAAGGAGTTCCGGGAGCTGCTCACGCCCAACCTGGTCATCCTCTGGGAGTCCGGCCTGCTCGTCCCGGCCTAG
- the rimI gene encoding ribosomal protein S18-alanine N-acetyltransferase — protein MRDEVVELGEPDVQQLMELEALCFEYHWTREQFLLGLEGGAYKVIGVRRDGALVGYMAFSLIADEMEVLNLAVHPDCRRQGLGEALLARCFEICAARGIAKSFLDVKVSNDPALALYRKFGYKKIGVRKKYYPDTREDALLFRYDFQQNEG, from the coding sequence ATGAGGGACGAGGTGGTCGAATTGGGGGAGCCGGACGTTCAACAGCTCATGGAGCTGGAGGCGTTGTGCTTCGAGTACCATTGGACCCGGGAGCAGTTCCTGCTCGGCCTCGAAGGCGGGGCCTACAAGGTCATCGGCGTACGCCGGGACGGCGCCCTTGTGGGTTACATGGCCTTTTCGCTCATCGCGGACGAGATGGAGGTCCTCAACCTGGCGGTGCATCCGGATTGCCGCCGTCAGGGGCTGGGCGAAGCCCTGCTGGCCAGGTGTTTCGAGATCTGCGCGGCGCGCGGCATCGCGAAAAGTTTCCTGGATGTAAAGGTCTCCAATGATCCGGCCTTGGCTTTGTACCGCAAATTCGGATACAAGAAGATCGGCGTGAGGAAGAAATACTACCCGGACACCAGGGAGGACGCGCTCCTGTTCCGGTATGATTTTCAACAAAACGAAGGGTGA